One genomic window of Terriglobia bacterium includes the following:
- a CDS encoding metalloregulator ArsR/SmtB family transcription factor, with translation MSQMLNDTMTELVAKRFRALGEPMRLRILQALEGGEKPVGEIVDLLEASQPNISKHLKALCQEGLVNRRREGLNVCYSIADPVVFKLCALICHSAVQQTRAQLAEWDAPSAKETSKI, from the coding sequence ATGTCGCAAATGTTAAATGACACCATGACCGAGCTGGTTGCAAAGCGGTTTCGAGCGCTGGGAGAGCCAATGCGATTGCGGATTCTTCAGGCGCTGGAGGGCGGAGAAAAACCAGTTGGAGAAATTGTCGATCTTCTGGAGGCTAGCCAGCCCAATATTTCCAAGCACCTCAAGGCGCTTTGTCAGGAAGGTCTGGTGAACCGCAGGCGAGAGGGACTCAACGTCTGTTACAGCATTGCTGATCCGGTGGTCTTCAAGCTCTGCGCATTGATCTGCCATAGCGCTGTTCAGCAAACCAGGGCGCAATTAGCGGAATGGGATGCTCCCTCCGCCAAGGAGACGAGCAAGATCTAA
- a CDS encoding LytTR family DNA-binding domain-containing protein codes for MALSVLIVDDEQLAREELSYLLKSIDDVTVVAQGHNGIEAVNLVKEFSPDLLFLDVQMPGLDGFGVLKKLIDKKVALPQIVFATAFDQYAVKAFEVNAVDYILKPFDKKRVTAAVEKARKKVQGVPPDQQRLDTLVKLLESQRPQNSKVLLRSAGRLLLVDQKDLCFASIEDGIISVVATNLEGQSNCRTLEELLEGLDPDTFWRAHRSFVVNINRIKEVVPWFKSSYQLRMDDRKQTEIPVSRAQTKRLRELFGL; via the coding sequence TTGGCTCTCTCTGTTTTAATCGTTGATGACGAACAGCTCGCGCGGGAAGAGTTGAGCTATTTGCTTAAGTCCATTGACGACGTTACGGTGGTGGCGCAAGGCCACAATGGCATTGAAGCCGTGAACCTGGTCAAGGAGTTTTCCCCAGACTTACTTTTTCTTGACGTGCAAATGCCGGGGCTGGATGGATTCGGAGTCCTAAAAAAGCTAATCGACAAAAAAGTGGCTCTTCCGCAAATTGTCTTCGCCACGGCCTTTGATCAGTATGCCGTTAAGGCCTTTGAAGTCAATGCGGTTGACTATATTCTTAAACCTTTTGATAAGAAACGCGTCACTGCCGCGGTAGAGAAAGCCCGCAAGAAAGTTCAGGGAGTTCCGCCCGATCAGCAACGCTTGGACACGCTGGTCAAGCTTCTGGAATCGCAGCGTCCGCAGAATTCCAAGGTGCTTCTCCGCAGCGCTGGACGTCTCCTTTTGGTCGACCAGAAAGACCTTTGCTTCGCCTCCATTGAAGACGGGATCATCAGCGTCGTGGCGACGAATCTTGAAGGGCAATCCAACTGCCGCACCCTTGAAGAATTACTTGAAGGTCTTGACCCTGATACGTTTTGGCGCGCGCATCGTTCTTTTGTGGTCAACATCAATCGGATCAAAGAAGTTGTGCCGTGGTTCAAGAGCTCATACCAGCTCCGCATGGACGATCGCAAGCAAACTGAAATCCCCGTCAGCCGCGCCCAGACCAAACGCCTCCGCGAACTTTTCGGTCTCTAG
- a CDS encoding polyprenyl synthetase family protein produces the protein MSSPATTTAKEVFELLRDDLAAIEREFGRDTVSSVRAITDIGEHLRAGGGKRIRPVLLLLAAKLFPHGETSAIKLGAVVEMLHTATLVHDDIIDEAKTRRGRPAANTKWGNSKCVLAGDWLYMQAFKIAVQERNFRVLDVLIDLTQQMVEGELLQMEKLGKIISLEEHFDLIFRKTACLFSVSTRLGALIGNATEEQESGLGEYGRNLGLAFQIVDDVLDLTASEEVLGKPVASDLREGKVTMAVIHALQHCTIEERKLVETVLEERAFVSVKHEQILEMLNRYGSIPYAYDAAAKHAELARKAICTFPLSEIKRALLSIPDFIVERNS, from the coding sequence TTGAGTTCACCGGCCACAACCACTGCCAAAGAAGTTTTTGAGCTGTTGCGTGACGACCTTGCGGCGATTGAGCGCGAGTTTGGCCGCGATACGGTTTCAAGCGTGCGCGCCATCACCGATATCGGCGAGCACCTGCGCGCAGGTGGAGGCAAGCGGATACGCCCGGTGTTGTTGTTGCTTGCGGCCAAGCTGTTTCCCCACGGAGAGACCAGCGCCATCAAGCTGGGCGCGGTTGTGGAGATGCTGCACACGGCGACGCTGGTGCATGACGACATTATTGATGAAGCCAAAACGCGTCGCGGTCGTCCGGCGGCAAACACGAAGTGGGGAAATTCAAAGTGCGTCCTGGCCGGGGACTGGCTTTACATGCAGGCCTTTAAGATTGCCGTACAGGAGCGCAATTTTCGCGTGCTGGACGTGCTGATCGATTTGACGCAGCAGATGGTCGAGGGCGAGCTGCTGCAAATGGAAAAGCTGGGCAAGATCATCTCTCTGGAAGAGCATTTTGATTTGATCTTCCGCAAGACAGCATGTTTGTTTTCTGTGTCCACGCGGCTGGGAGCGCTGATCGGCAACGCGACGGAAGAGCAGGAGAGCGGCCTGGGCGAATACGGACGCAATCTCGGCTTGGCCTTTCAAATCGTGGATGACGTGCTGGACCTGACTGCTTCAGAAGAAGTGCTGGGCAAGCCGGTGGCGAGCGATCTCCGTGAAGGCAAGGTCACCATGGCGGTGATCCATGCGCTGCAACATTGCACAATCGAAGAACGCAAGCTGGTGGAGACCGTGCTGGAAGAGCGCGCGTTCGTGAGCGTGAAGCATGAGCAAATCCTTGAGATGCTGAACCGATATGGGTCCATCCCATATGCGTATGACGCAGCGGCCAAACATGCTGAGTTGGCACGAAAAGCAATTTGCACCTTCCCGTTATCGGAGATCAAGCGTGCGCTGCTGTCGATTCCGGATTTTATTGTCGAGCGAAATAGCTAG
- a CDS encoding YajQ family cyclic di-GMP-binding protein, which translates to MAADNSFDIVSKVDLQEVSNAIQNALKEIHTRFDLKDSKSDIQLEGKEALVLSSADEYKLKAVTDILQSKLVKRGVPIKALSYGTVEPAAGSSVRQKITMQQGIPIEKAREIVKLIKDSKKKVQASIQGDTVRVSGKDRDALQEIIALLRGHDFGIDMQFTNYRN; encoded by the coding sequence ATGGCAGCGGACAACTCATTTGACATCGTTAGCAAAGTGGATTTGCAGGAGGTCTCCAACGCGATTCAGAACGCGCTCAAGGAGATCCACACGCGGTTTGACCTGAAAGACTCAAAGTCTGACATTCAGCTTGAGGGCAAAGAAGCGCTGGTGCTTTCTTCCGCCGATGAGTACAAGCTGAAGGCCGTGACTGACATTTTGCAGAGCAAGCTGGTCAAGCGCGGCGTGCCGATCAAGGCTCTGAGCTATGGCACGGTGGAGCCGGCGGCTGGCTCAAGCGTGCGGCAAAAGATCACCATGCAGCAGGGAATCCCGATTGAGAAGGCGCGCGAGATTGTGAAGCTGATCAAAGATTCAAAGAAGAAAGTGCAGGCTTCTATCCAGGGTGATACGGTGCGCGTGAGCGGCAAGGACCGCGATGCGCTGCAGGAAATCATTGCGCTGCTGCGCGGCCATGACTTTGGCATTGATATGCAGTTTACGAATTACAGGAACTAA
- a CDS encoding ImmA/IrrE family metallo-endopeptidase — MLQQILSDARLDAKACAGLLGINPSIFDEWASGQRLIPQSIVPALATILGVEPDVFLVPSKKVTQAGAIWYKLRANELGESDREYVFLIRQLAHYLNELEEVTEERSIAWRSSFDTVFKNVDTQSAPREQGRLAARIFRSERGLTHGATGIGGVIRPHLRMLGLLVIESNIPESVLEGCSFYVGQRPNDRPCIFANNYRTTWHRRNMTLMHELAHAIFDAPGDAASLDYRAVDSITPGCYTDDVKEQRAQAFALECLIPKEVLRHATQTKGINWSRLQPEQLAMLVQLTTVEAGAVLTAAVEADYITHEQAGVYSMMDIGQLLRDIDERALTTDEYLGRLGLKDAPFAGKRSTTIPTRKLTLPVGYINRVLDAVRADKISIGRAAELLMIHKDTFIERFPAYAEVQEEW; from the coding sequence ATGCTACAACAAATACTCAGTGACGCTCGCCTGGACGCAAAGGCCTGCGCCGGCCTACTTGGAATAAATCCATCAATCTTTGACGAGTGGGCATCCGGACAGCGCCTGATCCCGCAATCCATCGTTCCAGCGCTCGCGACAATTCTTGGAGTCGAACCAGACGTGTTTTTGGTCCCCTCGAAAAAAGTGACCCAAGCTGGTGCCATTTGGTACAAGTTGAGAGCAAATGAATTGGGCGAATCTGACCGTGAATATGTCTTCCTCATTCGGCAGCTTGCCCACTATCTGAACGAGTTGGAAGAGGTCACTGAGGAGCGCTCGATTGCCTGGCGGAGCTCATTTGACACGGTTTTTAAGAATGTCGATACGCAATCAGCACCGCGCGAACAGGGTCGCTTAGCTGCTCGAATCTTCAGGTCTGAACGGGGCCTTACGCATGGCGCAACTGGAATCGGTGGCGTAATTCGCCCTCACCTTCGTATGCTGGGCCTATTGGTAATTGAAAGCAACATACCCGAATCCGTTTTGGAGGGGTGCTCTTTTTATGTTGGGCAGCGACCGAATGATCGGCCATGCATTTTCGCGAACAACTACAGGACGACTTGGCACCGAAGAAACATGACCTTGATGCACGAGCTTGCTCACGCCATTTTCGATGCTCCCGGAGACGCGGCATCGCTCGATTATAGAGCTGTGGATTCTATTACTCCTGGATGTTACACCGATGACGTAAAGGAACAGCGGGCACAAGCGTTTGCGTTAGAGTGTTTAATTCCCAAAGAGGTGCTCAGGCACGCCACTCAAACGAAGGGCATCAATTGGAGCCGTCTCCAGCCTGAGCAGTTGGCCATGCTTGTTCAATTGACAACGGTTGAAGCTGGTGCAGTGCTGACTGCCGCAGTTGAGGCGGACTACATTACCCACGAACAGGCTGGCGTTTACTCCATGATGGATATTGGCCAACTTTTGCGGGACATAGACGAGCGAGCGCTGACCACAGACGAGTATCTTGGCCGTTTAGGTCTCAAGGATGCCCCCTTCGCAGGAAAGCGGTCGACTACGATCCCGACGCGCAAACTGACTCTTCCGGTTGGTTACATCAATCGAGTACTTGACGCCGTCAGAGCAGACAAAATAAGCATTGGCAGGGCGGCGGAACTGCTGATGATCCACAAAGACACCTTCATC